In the Streptomyces sp. f51 genome, one interval contains:
- a CDS encoding roadblock/LC7 domain-containing protein, whose protein sequence is MWTGGPESRTAEPAADVKTAAADFNWLLNRFATETAGVVDVIGVSSDGLLIAVSQQRGQADSERLAAIVSGITSLAMGASGNYGLGGLNKVIIDLEEGHVLVSALGAGAVLGVVASKEAKLGNIAYEMTLFANRAGAVLSPQLVMELKRTVGIAPTR, encoded by the coding sequence ATGTGGACAGGCGGGCCCGAGTCCCGGACAGCGGAACCCGCGGCGGACGTGAAGACCGCCGCGGCCGACTTCAACTGGCTGCTCAACCGGTTCGCCACCGAGACGGCCGGGGTCGTCGACGTGATCGGTGTCTCCTCCGACGGACTGCTCATCGCGGTCTCCCAGCAGCGCGGCCAGGCCGACTCCGAGCGGCTCGCGGCGATCGTCTCGGGTATCACCAGCCTCGCCATGGGGGCCTCCGGCAACTACGGTCTCGGCGGCCTCAACAAGGTCATCATCGACCTGGAGGAAGGGCACGTGCTGGTGTCCGCGCTCGGTGCCGGAGCGGTGCTCGGCGTGGTCGCCTCGAAGGAGGCGAAGCTCGGCAACATCGCTTACGAGATGACCCTGTTCGCCAACCGGGCCGGTGCGGTGCTCAGTCCGCAACTGGTGATGGAACTCAAGAGAACCGTGGGCATCGCACCGACCCGCTGA
- a CDS encoding DUF742 domain-containing protein, producing the protein MTSGEPLAGGDAEWGVERPASVVRPFLLTAGRIAGGDSLVPPIPIETQVVATDAGLATLDRFVFDQHRDIISVCREPQSLAEIAARLRMHLNVVRVLADDLRADGQLALYAPQARSNRDVTVLRRVIDGLRAVPDSRGAIREG; encoded by the coding sequence ATGACGTCCGGCGAGCCATTGGCCGGCGGTGACGCCGAGTGGGGGGTGGAGCGCCCCGCTTCGGTCGTCCGGCCGTTCCTGCTGACCGCGGGGCGGATCGCCGGCGGGGACAGTCTCGTACCGCCCATTCCGATCGAGACACAGGTGGTGGCGACCGATGCGGGACTGGCGACGCTGGACCGTTTCGTGTTCGACCAGCACCGCGACATCATCTCGGTCTGCCGCGAGCCGCAGTCGCTCGCGGAGATCGCCGCGAGACTCCGGATGCACTTGAACGTGGTCCGGGTTCTCGCCGACGATCTGCGCGCCGACGGCCAACTGGCCCTGTACGCGCCGCAGGCCCGCTCCAACCGCGATGTCACTGTTCTGCGAAGGGTGATCGATGGTCTCAGAGCTGTCCCCGACTCCCGGGGCGCGATCCGTGAGGGATGA
- a CDS encoding ATP/GTP-binding protein: MVIAGGFGVGKTTTVGAISEIEPLTTEASITSVAAGVDDLSHTPEKVTTTVAMDFGCVTLDPTLKLYLFGTPGQERFGFMWDDLVEGALGGLVIVDTRRLDDCYAAVDYFEHREIPFAVAVNAFDGKVEHDLDDVRWALDVADHVPLTVFDARDRGSVRDALLVVLEHALARAEAGTQSREKG; encoded by the coding sequence ATGGTGATCGCGGGCGGCTTCGGCGTGGGCAAGACCACGACGGTGGGGGCGATCTCCGAGATCGAGCCGCTGACCACCGAGGCGTCCATCACCTCGGTCGCCGCCGGTGTCGACGACCTCAGTCACACCCCGGAGAAGGTGACGACGACCGTCGCCATGGACTTCGGCTGCGTCACCCTCGACCCGACGCTGAAGCTCTACCTGTTCGGCACCCCCGGCCAGGAGCGGTTCGGGTTCATGTGGGACGACCTCGTCGAGGGCGCGCTGGGCGGACTCGTCATCGTCGACACCCGGCGCCTGGACGACTGCTACGCGGCCGTCGACTACTTCGAGCACCGCGAGATCCCCTTCGCGGTGGCCGTCAACGCCTTCGACGGCAAGGTCGAACACGATCTGGACGACGTACGGTGGGCCCTCGACGTGGCCGACCACGTGCCGCTGACCGTGTTCGACGCACGCGACCGGGGCTCCGTGCGGGACGCCCTCCTCGTCGTCCTCGAACACGCCCTGGCCAGGGCCGAGGCCGGGACGCAGTCCCGGGAGAAGGGGTGA
- a CDS encoding ABC transporter permease: MNVLNFMQSFFNDGSHWHGYDGIPQRVWEHVQYTAVALAIASLIGLPIGLVTGHTGRGGNALAFVSAGARALPTFGLLVLMFVWLGLGIVPVMIPLVVLAIPPVLITTYEAIRAVDPSPVDAARGMGMPEIRILFQVEVPAALPLILSGLRSATVQIVSTATIAAYVSLGGVGRYILDGLYQHDYEKVVGGAALTAVLALLVLILFWTVGRVAVSPGVRRRRAA; the protein is encoded by the coding sequence GTGAACGTACTGAACTTCATGCAGTCCTTCTTCAACGACGGCTCGCACTGGCACGGCTACGACGGCATCCCGCAGCGCGTGTGGGAGCACGTCCAGTACACGGCCGTGGCCCTCGCGATCGCCTCGCTCATCGGGCTGCCGATCGGTCTGGTCACCGGGCACACCGGGCGCGGCGGCAACGCGCTGGCCTTCGTGTCCGCCGGGGCACGGGCGCTGCCGACCTTCGGACTCCTGGTCCTGATGTTCGTCTGGCTCGGCCTCGGCATCGTGCCGGTGATGATCCCGCTCGTCGTGCTGGCGATCCCGCCGGTCCTCATCACCACGTACGAGGCGATCCGCGCCGTGGACCCCTCCCCCGTCGACGCCGCCCGCGGCATGGGCATGCCCGAGATACGGATCCTCTTCCAGGTCGAGGTCCCGGCGGCACTGCCGCTGATCCTCAGCGGGCTGCGCTCGGCGACGGTCCAGATCGTCTCGACGGCCACGATCGCGGCCTATGTGTCCCTCGGCGGGGTCGGCCGGTACATCCTGGACGGCCTCTACCAGCACGACTACGAGAAGGTGGTCGGCGGAGCCGCCCTGACGGCCGTGCTCGCGCTGCTCGTCCTCATCCTGTTCTGGACGGTGGGCCGGGTGGCGGTCTCCCCGGGAGTACGCAGGCGCCGGGCCGCGTAG
- a CDS encoding ABC transporter permease subunit translates to MNGFFDIPSSIQHGYGELIVLHLQEALVPVLAGLLLALPIGLLCVHYDWLYAPVLWTSTVLYAIPSIAFFVVLIDYTGLSRLTVMIPLCLYSLVVLVPAVVDGVRSVSEETNAAASAMGIGLVRRYFQVQLPIAVPAIMAGLRVAVASSISLVSVGALIGNQGAFGNLLTYAQLYSLPRLAVTAVVTTAVLAIVIDALLVLLRRVLTPWQPPSGGAGRSAVTAADAVARTPEGVS, encoded by the coding sequence ATGAACGGGTTCTTCGACATCCCGAGCTCCATCCAGCACGGCTACGGCGAACTGATCGTCCTCCATCTCCAGGAGGCGCTCGTCCCCGTGCTGGCCGGACTGCTGCTCGCCCTGCCGATCGGGCTGCTGTGCGTCCACTACGACTGGCTCTACGCGCCGGTGCTGTGGACCTCGACGGTGCTCTACGCCATTCCCTCCATCGCCTTCTTCGTGGTGCTCATCGACTACACCGGGCTGAGCCGGCTGACGGTGATGATCCCGCTCTGCCTCTACAGCCTGGTCGTGCTCGTCCCTGCGGTGGTCGACGGGGTCCGCTCGGTCTCCGAGGAGACGAACGCCGCCGCCTCGGCCATGGGCATCGGCCTGGTGCGCCGCTACTTCCAGGTCCAACTGCCCATCGCCGTACCGGCGATCATGGCCGGACTGCGCGTGGCCGTCGCCTCCAGCATCAGCCTGGTCAGCGTCGGCGCGCTGATCGGCAACCAAGGGGCGTTCGGAAACCTGCTGACCTACGCGCAGTTGTACAGTCTCCCCCGGCTCGCGGTGACCGCGGTGGTCACCACCGCCGTGCTCGCGATCGTGATCGACGCCCTGCTGGTCCTGCTGCGGCGGGTCCTCACCCCCTGGCAGCCGCCGTCCGGCGGCGCCGGGCGCTCCGCCGTCACCGCCGCGGACGCCGTCGCCCGCACGCCGGAGGGCGTCTCGTGA
- a CDS encoding ABC transporter ATP-binding protein — MIAIEDVSKRYADGTVAVDRLSLQIPDHSITVLVGPSGCGKTTTLRMINRMIEPSSGTIRVDGEDIRARPVNALRRSMGYVIQNAGLFQHRTIVDNIATVPRLLGWSKQRARERAAELMERVGLDPAMARRYPYQLSGGQQQRVGVARALAADPPILLMDEPFSAVDPVVRRGLQEELLRIQGELGKAIVFVTHDMDEAITIGDRIAVLRTGGKLAQFAAPDEILSAPADPFVEEFLGSDRGIRGLSFLSTRDLELDRSRVFPVGSDWREIAGRAPEGAPVLVTDAGGKPLGWADPGSWDGRTEALEPYGPSFEVGRDSLRVALDRTVLAPNGRAVGVDASGTVLGVAGQETVAAAIRSARRRAADAPQDAPTVKAGR; from the coding sequence TTGATAGCCATCGAAGATGTCAGCAAGCGATACGCCGACGGCACGGTGGCCGTCGATCGCCTGTCCCTCCAGATACCGGACCACTCCATCACCGTTCTCGTCGGACCTTCGGGCTGCGGCAAGACCACCACACTCCGCATGATCAACCGGATGATCGAGCCGAGCAGCGGCACGATCCGCGTCGACGGCGAGGACATCCGCGCCCGCCCCGTCAACGCCCTCCGGCGCTCGATGGGTTACGTCATCCAGAACGCCGGTCTCTTCCAGCACCGGACGATCGTCGACAACATCGCCACGGTGCCCCGGCTGCTCGGCTGGTCGAAGCAGCGCGCCCGGGAGCGCGCGGCGGAACTGATGGAGCGGGTCGGCCTCGACCCGGCCATGGCCCGCCGTTATCCCTACCAGCTCTCCGGCGGCCAGCAGCAACGAGTGGGTGTCGCGCGCGCGTTGGCGGCGGACCCGCCCATCCTGCTCATGGACGAGCCGTTCTCCGCGGTCGACCCCGTCGTACGCCGTGGACTCCAGGAGGAGTTGCTGCGCATCCAGGGCGAACTGGGCAAGGCCATCGTGTTCGTCACCCACGACATGGACGAGGCCATCACCATCGGCGACCGCATCGCCGTCCTGCGCACCGGCGGCAAGCTCGCCCAGTTCGCGGCGCCGGACGAGATCCTCTCGGCGCCCGCCGACCCGTTCGTCGAGGAGTTCCTCGGCTCCGACCGTGGCATCCGCGGTCTGTCGTTCCTGTCCACACGCGATCTCGAACTCGACCGCTCCCGGGTCTTCCCCGTCGGCTCGGACTGGCGGGAGATCGCCGGTCGCGCGCCCGAGGGAGCGCCCGTGCTGGTCACCGACGCCGGCGGCAAGCCGCTCGGCTGGGCCGACCCCGGCAGCTGGGACGGACGGACCGAGGCCCTGGAACCGTACGGCCCCAGTTTCGAGGTGGGCCGTGACTCGCTGCGCGTGGCCCTGGACCGTACGGTGCTGGCACCGAACGGCCGGGCGGTCGGCGTCGACGCCTCCGGCACGGTCCTCGGGGTCGCCGGGCAGGAGACGGTGGCCGCGGCCATCCGGTCCGCCCGGCGGCGGGCGGCGGACGCCCCGCAGGACGCGCCGACGGTGAAGGCCGGGCGATGA
- a CDS encoding DNA-3-methyladenine glycosylase 2 family protein, with amino-acid sequence MTRHTVESEVAGPWSLENSRAFWEEMAPVPPARTGGAGTALRTVFHADADWRPIRAEVTQSGSTARVTVTGDGDLDAAAEQVLRFLSLDVDARGWPGVGDRDPVIGRIQARRPGLRPCGFHSPYEAACWAVLTQRTGMPAARRMRADLVSAYGTGGAFPAPGDLLRMDAELPWRKTEYLHDVARAALDGVLDGARLRSLDAEEAMRQVRRVKGLGAFAGELVVIRGANHPDVLPAQERRLTAEIAEQYGPGRELTEISEKWRPLRTWAALHLRILRGERLDSEGSRTERPGRGQK; translated from the coding sequence ATGACACGGCACACGGTCGAGTCCGAGGTGGCAGGTCCCTGGTCCCTGGAGAACAGCAGGGCGTTCTGGGAGGAGATGGCACCCGTGCCCCCTGCCAGGACCGGAGGCGCCGGGACGGCGCTGCGCACCGTCTTCCACGCCGACGCCGACTGGCGGCCGATCCGCGCGGAAGTGACACAGAGCGGGTCCACCGCCCGGGTCACGGTCACGGGGGACGGCGATCTGGACGCCGCCGCGGAACAGGTGCTCCGCTTCCTGTCCCTGGACGTCGACGCCCGCGGCTGGCCCGGGGTCGGCGACCGCGACCCGGTGATCGGCCGGATCCAGGCACGCAGGCCGGGACTTCGGCCGTGCGGTTTCCACTCTCCGTACGAGGCCGCCTGCTGGGCGGTGCTGACCCAGCGCACCGGGATGCCGGCCGCCCGCCGGATGCGCGCGGACCTCGTCTCCGCGTACGGCACCGGCGGCGCGTTCCCCGCGCCCGGGGACCTGCTCCGCATGGACGCCGAACTGCCCTGGCGCAAGACCGAATACCTGCACGATGTCGCGCGGGCCGCGCTCGACGGAGTCCTCGACGGAGCCCGGCTGCGGTCCCTGGACGCGGAGGAGGCGATGCGGCAGGTGCGGCGGGTCAAGGGACTTGGCGCCTTCGCCGGCGAACTCGTCGTGATCCGGGGGGCCAACCACCCCGACGTCCTGCCCGCCCAGGAGCGCAGGCTCACCGCGGAGATCGCCGAACAGTACGGACCCGGGCGCGAGTTGACCGAGATCTCGGAGAAGTGGCGGCCGCTGCGCACCTGGGCCGCGCTCCATCTGCGGATCCTGCGCGGTGAGCGCCTCGACAGCGAAGGCTCCCGTACCGAACGGCCCGGGCGCGGCCAGAAATAG
- a CDS encoding CDP-alcohol phosphatidyltransferase family protein, giving the protein MALNNMYGARLPQQETMVGAGVQLLVLALLGTAIGMGPAGWLTGLVFAFATWAVLTRALRRTRPRSFGPANRVTLGRAILVGGVTALVADSFESSPPVSLLVGLTAVALILDGVDGKVARRTGTSSALGARFDMEVDAFLILVLSVYVGMSLGPWVLLIGTMRYAFVAAARVLPWLNGELPPSMARKTVAALQGVILLVAGSGLLPYDVEAAAVLTALALLVWSFGRDILWLWHQGGQAPVERTPENRERHERVPSRELVGAGSEG; this is encoded by the coding sequence GTGGCCCTGAACAACATGTACGGCGCGAGGCTCCCCCAGCAGGAGACCATGGTGGGAGCCGGCGTGCAGCTCCTGGTGCTGGCCCTGCTGGGCACGGCGATCGGGATGGGGCCGGCCGGCTGGCTGACCGGTCTCGTGTTCGCGTTCGCCACCTGGGCGGTGCTCACCCGCGCGCTGCGGCGCACACGGCCCCGCTCCTTCGGCCCCGCCAACCGGGTGACGCTCGGCCGCGCGATCCTGGTGGGCGGAGTCACCGCGCTGGTCGCGGACTCCTTCGAGAGCTCGCCGCCGGTGAGTCTGCTGGTCGGTCTGACCGCGGTCGCCCTGATCCTGGACGGCGTCGACGGCAAGGTCGCCCGGCGCACGGGCACGTCCTCGGCGCTGGGCGCGCGCTTCGACATGGAGGTGGACGCGTTCCTGATCCTCGTGCTGAGCGTGTACGTCGGGATGTCGCTCGGCCCGTGGGTGCTGCTGATCGGCACCATGCGGTACGCCTTCGTCGCCGCCGCCCGGGTCCTCCCGTGGCTGAACGGCGAGCTGCCCCCGAGCATGGCGCGCAAGACGGTCGCGGCCCTCCAGGGCGTCATCCTGCTGGTCGCGGGCTCGGGACTGCTGCCGTACGACGTGGAGGCGGCGGCCGTGCTGACGGCGCTGGCCCTGCTCGTGTGGTCCTTCGGCCGCGACATCCTGTGGCTGTGGCACCAGGGCGGGCAGGCGCCCGTCGAGCGGACCCCGGAGAACCGCGAGCGCCACGAGCGCGTGCCGTCGCGGGAACTGGTCGGCGCGGGTTCCGAGGGCTGA
- a CDS encoding zinc-binding alcohol dehydrogenase, which translates to MELTARAFWLASPGHGELRDVTLDKPAEGEVLVRTLYSGVSRGTETLVFRGGVPENQYASMRAPFQEGDFPAPVKYGYLSVGRVEEGPEQLLGRTVFCLYPHQTRYVVPVSAVTVVPESVPASRAILAGTVETAVNALWDAAPLIGDRIAVVGGGMVGCSVAALLARFPGVRVQLVDADPARAAVAHALGVDFALPEDAEGERDLVVHASATEAGLNLALGLSAHEGTVIELSWYGDRRVALPLGEAFHSRRLTLRSSQVGSVSPSARAGRTYADRLALALELLAEPAFDALITGECSFGELPEVMGQLASGSLPALCHRVAYEEV; encoded by the coding sequence ATGGAACTCACAGCTCGCGCCTTCTGGCTCGCTTCCCCGGGCCACGGAGAGCTCCGTGACGTCACCCTCGACAAGCCCGCGGAGGGCGAGGTCCTGGTCCGTACGCTCTACTCCGGAGTCAGCAGGGGCACCGAGACCCTCGTGTTCCGCGGGGGAGTCCCGGAGAACCAGTACGCCTCGATGCGCGCCCCGTTCCAGGAGGGCGACTTCCCCGCGCCGGTGAAGTACGGCTATCTGAGTGTCGGCCGGGTGGAGGAAGGACCGGAGCAGCTGCTCGGCCGGACGGTCTTCTGCCTCTATCCGCACCAGACGCGGTACGTCGTCCCGGTGAGCGCCGTGACCGTCGTACCCGAGTCGGTGCCCGCCTCCCGCGCCATCCTCGCCGGCACCGTCGAGACCGCCGTGAACGCCCTGTGGGACGCCGCCCCGCTGATCGGCGACCGGATCGCCGTGGTCGGCGGCGGCATGGTCGGCTGCTCGGTCGCCGCCCTGCTGGCCCGCTTCCCCGGGGTCCGTGTTCAGCTCGTGGACGCCGACCCGGCGCGCGCCGCCGTCGCCCACGCGCTCGGCGTCGACTTCGCGCTCCCCGAGGACGCCGAGGGCGAACGCGACCTCGTCGTGCACGCCAGCGCCACCGAGGCCGGACTGAACCTCGCCCTCGGCCTCTCGGCCCACGAGGGGACCGTCATCGAGCTGAGCTGGTACGGGGACCGCCGTGTCGCCCTGCCGCTGGGAGAGGCGTTCCATTCGCGCCGGCTGACCCTGCGCAGCAGCCAGGTGGGTTCCGTCTCCCCCTCCGCCCGGGCCGGAAGGACGTACGCGGACCGGCTGGCCCTGGCCCTCGAACTTCTGGCCGAACCGGCCTTCGACGCCCTGATCACGGGCGAGTGCTCCTTCGGCGAACTCCCCGAGGTGATGGGGCAACTGGCCTCCGGATCACTGCCCGCCCTGTGCCACAGGGTCGCCTACGAAGAGGTTTGA
- a CDS encoding 6-carboxytetrahydropterin synthase has protein sequence MFSITVRDHLMIAHSFRGEVFGPAQRLHGATFLVDATFRRPELDDDNIVVDIGLATQELGAVVSELNYRNLDSEPDFKDTNTSTEFLAKVIADRLADRVHAGALGEGARGLTGITVTLHESHIAWASYERGL, from the coding sequence TTGTTCAGCATCACCGTCCGCGATCACCTGATGATCGCCCACAGCTTCCGTGGCGAGGTCTTCGGACCCGCGCAGCGTCTGCACGGGGCGACGTTCCTGGTGGACGCCACCTTCCGCCGCCCCGAGCTGGACGACGACAACATCGTCGTCGACATCGGACTGGCCACGCAGGAGCTCGGCGCCGTCGTGAGCGAGTTGAACTACCGCAATCTCGACAGCGAGCCGGACTTCAAGGACACCAACACCTCGACCGAGTTCCTGGCGAAGGTCATCGCCGACCGGCTCGCCGACCGGGTGCACGCCGGGGCCCTCGGCGAAGGCGCCCGCGGCCTCACCGGCATCACCGTCACCCTCCACGAGTCGCACATCGCCTGGGCGAGTTACGAGCGTGGCCTGTGA
- a CDS encoding glycosyltransferase family 4 protein produces MTDVTLDKASPASGRAAGPGALNYVPVQNAALKNAEIIPMSLRTVHFVMPGGVDDPATPSGGNAYDRRLCLDLPGFGWQVERHVLDGRWPRPDAAARTELARTLADLPDGTVVLLDGIVACGVPEIVAPEADRLRLVVLVHLPLGDETGLEPAVAAELDALERTTLRAVSAVVATSEWAVRRLVAHHGLAPDRVHAAAPGADIAPLASGTDGVSRLLCVAAVTPRKGQHRLIEALATVTDLPWSCVCVGGLGQDPAYVDHLRTLIARHGLGDRLHLAGPQAGAELDASYASADLMVLTSYAETYGMAVTEALARGIPVLATDVGGVPEAVGRAPDGGVPGILVPPEDPAALAAELRGWFGEADVRRRLKAAARGRRAALDGWATTARSLAGVLGRLPQEPRRAA; encoded by the coding sequence GTGACCGACGTGACCCTCGACAAGGCGTCCCCCGCGTCCGGCCGCGCCGCCGGACCGGGCGCCCTGAACTACGTTCCCGTGCAGAACGCGGCTCTCAAGAACGCCGAGATCATCCCCATGTCCCTGCGCACCGTGCACTTCGTCATGCCGGGCGGTGTCGACGACCCGGCCACGCCCAGCGGGGGCAACGCCTACGACCGCAGGCTCTGCCTGGACCTGCCCGGCTTCGGCTGGCAGGTCGAACGGCACGTCCTGGACGGCCGGTGGCCCCGCCCCGACGCGGCCGCCCGCACGGAACTCGCCCGGACCCTGGCCGACCTGCCCGACGGCACGGTCGTCCTCCTCGACGGGATCGTCGCCTGCGGAGTCCCCGAGATCGTCGCCCCCGAGGCCGACCGGCTGCGTCTCGTCGTCCTCGTCCACCTGCCGCTCGGCGACGAGACGGGACTCGAGCCCGCCGTGGCCGCCGAGCTGGACGCCCTGGAACGTACGACCCTGCGGGCCGTGTCCGCCGTCGTGGCCACCAGCGAATGGGCCGTCCGCCGGCTCGTCGCCCACCACGGCCTCGCCCCCGACCGGGTCCACGCCGCCGCCCCCGGTGCCGACATCGCCCCGCTCGCCTCCGGAACCGACGGTGTCTCGAGGCTGCTGTGCGTCGCCGCGGTGACCCCGCGCAAGGGGCAGCACCGGCTCATCGAGGCCCTCGCCACCGTCACCGACCTGCCCTGGAGCTGCGTCTGCGTCGGCGGACTCGGCCAGGACCCCGCCTACGTCGACCATCTGCGCACCCTGATCGCCCGGCACGGCCTCGGCGACCGGCTGCACCTCGCCGGACCCCAGGCCGGTGCCGAACTCGACGCCAGCTACGCCTCCGCCGACCTGATGGTCCTCACCTCGTACGCGGAGACCTACGGCATGGCCGTGACCGAGGCCCTGGCCCGGGGCATCCCGGTGCTGGCCACGGACGTCGGCGGTGTCCCCGAGGCCGTCGGGCGCGCCCCCGACGGCGGAGTGCCCGGCATCCTCGTCCCCCCGGAGGACCCGGCGGCCCTCGCCGCCGAGCTGCGCGGCTGGTTCGGCGAGGCCGACGTGCGCCGTCGGCTGAAGGCCGCCGCCCGCGGACGGCGCGCCGCGCTCGACGGATGGGCGACCACCGCGCGCAGCCTGGCAGGCGTGCTCGGCCGGCTGCCCCAGGAACCCCGGAGGGCGGCGTGA
- a CDS encoding class I SAM-dependent methyltransferase, which produces MSTATTPTSGPDSGAPEAKATSGPDSGPPEEKVRTGVPGQRVGDPDTEEVRYAPQWLQLREPADAAARAADLLDPLRIRLANRPGRGDLAIHDLGCGTGSMGRWLAPRLDGAQHWILHDRDPYLLHFATVGAPKAAADGSHVGVTTQRGDIGRLTADALAGASLVTASALLDVLTAEEIDRLAAACAGAGVPALLTLSVAGRVEIGPADPLDAEIAEAFNAHQRRGDLLGPDAVTAACEAFARYDATVRVHPSPWRLGPDEAALTAEWLRGWVGAAVEEHPELAERAEAYLESRLAACAAGELRVVVHHSDVLALPHPAGGAA; this is translated from the coding sequence GTGAGCACCGCGACGACTCCCACCAGCGGGCCCGACTCCGGTGCCCCGGAGGCGAAGGCCACGAGCGGGCCGGACTCCGGCCCGCCCGAGGAGAAGGTGAGGACGGGCGTGCCCGGTCAGCGAGTCGGGGACCCTGACACCGAAGAGGTCCGCTACGCACCCCAGTGGCTCCAGCTGCGCGAACCCGCGGACGCGGCCGCGCGCGCGGCCGACCTGCTCGACCCGCTCCGCATCCGCCTGGCCAACCGGCCCGGGCGCGGCGACCTGGCCATCCACGACCTGGGCTGCGGCACCGGCTCCATGGGCCGCTGGCTGGCGCCCCGGCTCGACGGCGCACAGCACTGGATCCTGCACGACCGGGACCCCTACCTCCTGCACTTCGCCACCGTCGGGGCCCCCAAGGCCGCGGCCGACGGCAGCCACGTCGGGGTCACCACCCAGCGCGGTGACATCGGGCGGCTGACGGCGGACGCCCTGGCCGGTGCCTCCCTGGTGACCGCGTCGGCGCTGCTCGACGTGCTCACCGCCGAGGAGATCGACCGGCTCGCGGCGGCCTGCGCGGGCGCGGGCGTGCCCGCCCTGCTCACGCTGTCGGTCGCCGGCCGCGTCGAAATCGGCCCGGCCGACCCGCTGGACGCCGAGATCGCCGAGGCGTTCAACGCCCACCAGCGGCGCGGCGACCTGCTCGGCCCGGACGCCGTCACCGCCGCCTGCGAGGCATTCGCCCGCTACGACGCGACCGTACGGGTGCACCCGAGCCCCTGGCGGCTCGGCCCCGACGAGGCCGCCCTCACCGCCGAGTGGCTGCGCGGCTGGGTCGGCGCCGCCGTGGAGGAGCACCCCGAACTGGCGGAACGCGCGGAGGCCTATCTGGAGTCCCGCCTGGCGGCCTGCGCGGCGGGTGAACTGCGGGTCGTCGTCCACCACAGCGATGTGCTCGCGCTGCCCCACCCCGCCGGGGGTGCGGCGTGA